From a region of the Myxococcus fulvus genome:
- a CDS encoding helix-turn-helix domain-containing protein: MKPFAQQTYYELLEVPVTAPMEEIRAAYSRLMELYAPDSIAVYALVEPDQVDALRARMTEAMEILTDGDLRGEYDRDLGLTAPWGTVKAAEALASAVEEGKKPRASEDEAPALSGPEAFRASFVSGYSLSYVTSSLQTAPLVGGLLDVPASLSVGAEAQASTSGLEPAESSGAVASAPSENAVEQGSAQRAPRQESVSVGAPASVAAASVAQSVESAPVAAPPVAVSPSAPVAPVPSESSPSAAPVPAASVSTGDSSSVPAPVAAAPVAVAPPVESAPPVASAPVVVAPQVEAAPVASTPPVDPSPAHVATVSPPPAPIAASPDVPASVPTQPSETVTSIVVAGTPARAPEPAPTPVTRPVGPTAPPVSSSQNRVQPGRQLSEAQVLAQDSAIATAEAALAQVAARTREPRPRLPDIPADAEFNGELLRRVRETRGYTLQQVADRTRISSRHLENVEADRYTALPAQVYLRGILMNLARELGLDPLRVSRSYLALASEKSGKK; this comes from the coding sequence ATGAAGCCTTTCGCGCAGCAGACCTATTACGAGCTCCTGGAGGTCCCGGTCACAGCGCCCATGGAGGAGATTCGCGCCGCGTACTCCCGACTCATGGAGCTGTATGCGCCGGACTCCATCGCGGTGTACGCGCTGGTGGAGCCGGACCAGGTGGATGCGCTCCGCGCCCGGATGACGGAGGCGATGGAGATCCTCACGGATGGCGACCTGCGCGGTGAATATGACCGCGACCTGGGGCTGACGGCGCCCTGGGGGACGGTGAAGGCGGCGGAGGCGCTGGCGAGCGCGGTGGAGGAGGGGAAGAAGCCGCGCGCGTCCGAGGACGAGGCTCCGGCCCTGAGCGGGCCCGAGGCGTTCCGGGCGAGCTTCGTCAGTGGCTACTCGCTGTCGTATGTGACGAGCTCCCTGCAGACCGCGCCGCTGGTGGGGGGGCTGCTGGATGTGCCCGCCTCGTTGAGCGTGGGCGCGGAGGCGCAGGCCTCGACGTCGGGTCTGGAGCCCGCGGAATCCAGCGGAGCCGTGGCCTCGGCGCCGAGCGAGAACGCCGTGGAGCAGGGGAGCGCGCAGAGGGCACCTCGGCAGGAGAGCGTCTCCGTGGGGGCGCCGGCCTCCGTTGCGGCGGCCTCGGTCGCGCAGTCCGTGGAGTCGGCTCCTGTTGCCGCGCCTCCGGTCGCGGTCTCACCGTCGGCGCCTGTCGCCCCGGTCCCGTCCGAGTCCTCGCCGTCGGCGGCGCCGGTCCCCGCTGCCTCGGTCTCGACCGGGGACTCGTCCTCGGTCCCCGCGCCTGTTGCCGCGGCACCGGTTGCGGTCGCGCCACCGGTAGAGTCGGCGCCTCCCGTAGCCTCGGCACCGGTTGTGGTCGCGCCGCAGGTAGAGGCGGCGCCCGTTGCCTCTACGCCTCCCGTGGATCCGTCCCCGGCTCACGTCGCCACGGTGAGTCCCCCGCCGGCCCCCATCGCCGCGAGCCCGGACGTCCCCGCGTCCGTGCCGACCCAGCCCTCGGAGACCGTGACGTCCATCGTCGTGGCCGGAACGCCCGCCAGGGCTCCGGAGCCCGCGCCGACCCCCGTGACGCGTCCGGTCGGACCGACGGCGCCGCCCGTGTCCTCCTCGCAGAACCGCGTTCAGCCGGGGCGACAGTTGAGCGAGGCGCAGGTGCTCGCCCAGGACTCGGCCATCGCCACGGCGGAGGCCGCGCTGGCGCAGGTCGCCGCCCGGACCCGCGAGCCTCGTCCCCGCCTGCCGGACATCCCCGCCGACGCCGAGTTCAACGGCGAGCTGCTGCGCAGGGTCCGCGAGACCCGGGGCTACACGCTCCAGCAGGTCGCCGACCGCACCCGCATCTCCTCGCGCCACCTGGAGAACGTGGAGGCGGACCGCTACACGGCGCTGCCCGCGCAGGTCTACCTCCGCGGCATCCTCATGAACCTCGCCCGCGAGCTGGGGTTGGATCCGCTCCGGGTGTCCAGGAGCTACCTGGCCTTGGCTTCTGAGAAGTCAGGCAAGAAGTGA
- a CDS encoding RluA family pseudouridine synthase — protein sequence MAAPDTREHRAPTEARGERIDQYLAGVFTDLTRSRIRGLIDDGHVLVAGKPVKAAMRLRGGDTLTLHVPPPVAAVPKAEELPLSLLHEDKDLVVVDKAAGMVVHPGAGHASGTLVNALLHRVKDLAGVGGELRPGIVHRLDKDTTGCLVVAKNEQALVALQKSFKGREVSKTYLALVHGAPPAEGRIETLYGRHPVHRQRFTGKVREGKPAITLFRTLAAFDGAALVEVDLLTGRTHQIRVHLAEAGHPLLGDTLYGAGRKPKGEAAAAQERLGRQALHAWKLAFAHPRTGKALSLEAPIPEDFSAALTLLRGPEAPPVAEAKKKAPARKKAATKKRAATARKR from the coding sequence GTGGCAGCGCCCGACACGCGAGAGCATCGCGCCCCGACGGAAGCCCGCGGAGAGCGCATCGACCAGTATCTCGCGGGCGTCTTCACCGACCTGACCCGCTCCCGCATCCGGGGACTCATCGACGACGGGCACGTGCTCGTCGCCGGCAAGCCCGTGAAGGCGGCGATGCGTCTGCGCGGTGGTGACACGCTCACCCTCCATGTCCCGCCTCCCGTGGCCGCCGTCCCCAAGGCCGAGGAGCTGCCGCTGTCCCTGCTCCACGAGGACAAGGACCTCGTCGTCGTGGACAAGGCCGCGGGCATGGTGGTGCACCCCGGCGCGGGACACGCCTCCGGCACCCTGGTCAACGCGCTCCTGCACCGCGTGAAGGACCTGGCCGGCGTCGGCGGCGAGCTGCGCCCAGGCATCGTCCACCGGCTCGACAAGGACACCACTGGCTGCCTCGTGGTGGCCAAGAACGAGCAGGCCCTCGTCGCGCTCCAGAAGTCCTTCAAGGGGCGCGAGGTCTCCAAGACGTACCTGGCCCTCGTGCACGGCGCGCCCCCGGCGGAAGGCCGCATCGAGACGCTCTACGGCCGCCACCCCGTGCACCGCCAGCGCTTCACCGGCAAGGTGCGCGAGGGCAAGCCCGCCATCACCCTGTTCCGCACGCTCGCGGCCTTCGACGGCGCGGCCCTGGTGGAGGTGGACCTGCTCACCGGCCGCACGCACCAGATTCGCGTGCACCTGGCCGAAGCGGGCCACCCGCTGCTGGGTGACACCCTCTACGGCGCGGGCCGCAAGCCCAAGGGCGAGGCCGCCGCCGCGCAGGAGCGCCTGGGACGTCAGGCCCTGCACGCGTGGAAGCTGGCCTTCGCGCACCCGCGCACGGGCAAGGCGCTGTCGCTGGAGGCCCCGATTCCGGAGGACTTCTCCGCGGCGCTCACGTTGCTCCGAGGCCCCGAAGCGCCCCCGGTGGCGGAGGCGAAGAAGAAGGCCCCCGCGCGCAAGAAGGCGGCGACGAAGAAGCGCGCGGCTACAGCCCGGAAACGCTGA
- a CDS encoding HD-GYP domain-containing protein, protein MAENLKITQSQDESTNEFGREHNEKLQSLSRAMVAGLYMLVRSVKMYDPENAVFQKPLHQLQDIINQIIGKEGRLELAGVKDSFYLNGMLVKVDLNSIENQRYLLAEMRGKDVGGFTLTKPVTVPELKNFIWIFSKEQTTQAEEDGLSGRKLLNMRVAKFSKLKEKLDKDMNNPGDQKVDRKKYAMTVYARSVFFLSKYLESVRAGKPINASKALRLVQDFVDISYDQRTHFLGMTTMRREDEYLVYHQVNVCLMSIVFGAELGLTKPQLRDLGYIALFHDAGMTTLPEELATKRGALTPEERVAVQRAPLISVRNILMEKGFSRSTLLRVVTTFEHKTDFGTAVRDSRGNIQMIIPKTNLGAYAKIIAICDAYDALTSKRPYRDAYGPEVALMLMWTEMRNKFDPELLEVFMRVMAIQPVKVLSKRQQSLSVSGL, encoded by the coding sequence ATGGCCGAGAATCTGAAAATCACGCAGAGCCAGGACGAGAGCACCAACGAGTTCGGGCGCGAGCACAACGAGAAGCTCCAGTCGCTCTCGCGCGCCATGGTGGCCGGCCTCTACATGCTCGTGCGCTCGGTGAAGATGTACGACCCCGAGAACGCCGTCTTCCAGAAGCCGCTGCACCAGCTCCAGGACATCATCAATCAAATCATCGGCAAGGAAGGCCGGCTGGAGCTCGCGGGCGTCAAGGACTCGTTCTACCTGAACGGCATGCTGGTGAAGGTGGACCTCAACTCCATCGAGAACCAGCGCTACCTGCTCGCCGAGATGCGCGGCAAGGACGTGGGCGGCTTCACCCTCACCAAGCCGGTGACGGTGCCGGAGCTGAAGAACTTCATCTGGATCTTCAGCAAGGAGCAGACGACCCAGGCCGAGGAGGACGGGCTGTCCGGGCGCAAGCTGCTCAACATGCGCGTGGCCAAGTTCTCCAAGCTCAAGGAGAAGCTGGACAAGGACATGAACAACCCGGGCGACCAGAAGGTCGATCGCAAGAAGTACGCGATGACCGTCTACGCCCGCTCGGTGTTCTTCCTCAGCAAGTACCTGGAGTCGGTGCGCGCGGGCAAGCCCATCAACGCCTCCAAGGCGCTGCGGCTGGTGCAGGACTTCGTGGACATCAGCTACGACCAGCGCACGCACTTCCTGGGCATGACGACGATGCGGCGCGAGGACGAGTACCTCGTGTACCACCAGGTCAACGTGTGCCTGATGAGCATCGTCTTCGGCGCGGAGCTGGGGCTGACCAAGCCGCAGCTGCGAGACCTGGGCTACATCGCGCTGTTCCACGACGCGGGCATGACGACGCTGCCGGAGGAGCTGGCCACCAAGCGCGGGGCGCTCACCCCCGAGGAGCGCGTGGCGGTGCAGCGCGCGCCGCTCATCTCCGTGCGCAACATCCTCATGGAGAAGGGCTTCAGCCGCTCCACGCTGCTGCGCGTGGTGACGACGTTCGAGCACAAGACGGACTTCGGCACCGCGGTGCGCGACTCACGCGGCAACATCCAGATGATCATCCCCAAGACGAACCTGGGGGCGTACGCGAAGATCATCGCCATCTGCGACGCGTACGACGCGCTCACGTCCAAGCGCCCGTACCGGGATGCCTACGGACCGGAAGTCGCGCTGATGCTGATGTGGACGGAGATGCGCAACAAGTTCGACCCCGAGCTGCTCGAGGTCTTCATGCGCGTCATGGCCATCCAGCCGGTGAAGGTGCTGAGCAAGCGCCAGCAGTCGCTCAGCGTTTCCGGGCTGTAG